The following coding sequences are from one Syngnathus acus chromosome 14, fSynAcu1.2, whole genome shotgun sequence window:
- the LOC119134160 gene encoding T-cell immunoglobulin and mucin domain-containing protein 4-like isoform X3 → MIILMFLAGTAKKMRTRFIAVLFCCLLTVGESESKSSIAGQNVTLTCTYDIRKHGRVAACWGRGDLLMFGCKDQIVATDGLRVTQQSPKYKLLGRLTNGDVSLTILNVKKEDAGKYACRVEVFGMFNDEKHNFELIIKDAPQTTTLQTFTYAKSISTPDATKTPNQTVQVTSSEGLQTSSSSISFKTEKRDVPAWGVAMGVLFGLILLGAAIIIIISRRKRRLNKIHQQHPSVHSVHFSSTSSSSHHEAETADNIYQMDTNEYDTIYPEASTTYALPLRRGLT, encoded by the exons ATGATCATATTGATGTTTCTGGCCGGGACCGCCAAGAAAATGAGGACGCGGTTCATTGCAGTGCTCTTCTGTTGCCTCCTCACAG TCGGTGAGTCCGAGTCCAAGTCATCCATCGCAGGTCAGAACGTCACGCTGACATGCACGTATGACATACGCAAACACGGACGTGTGGCGGCCTGCTGGGGCCGGGGAGATTTGCTGATGTTTGGCTGCAAAGACCAGATTGTTGCGACCGACGGGTTGAGAGTGACTCAACAGAGCCCCAAGTACAAGCTTCTGGGCCGGCTGACGAACGGGGACGTTTCACTGACCATCCTGAACGTGAAGAAGGAGGACGCTGGAAAGTACGCCTGTCGGGTTGAGGTCTTTGGTATGTTCAATGATGAGAAACACAACTTCGAGCTGATCATAAAAGACG CCCCTCAAACTACAACTTTACAGACTTTCACGTATGCGAAGAGCATCAGCACACCAGATGCAACAAAAACTCCAAATCAGA CAGTTCAGGTGACCTCCTCAGAAGGCCTCCAaacttcctcctcttcaatCAGCTTCAAAACCGAG AAGCGTGATGTCCCAGCGTGGGGAGTTGCGATGGGTGTCCTCTTTGGGCTGATTCTTCTTGGTgctgccatcatcatcattatta GCAGAAGAAAGCGGCGCCTCAACAAAAT TCATCAGCagcatccgtccgtccattcGGTGCACTTCAGCTCTACGTCGTCGTCTTCCCACCACGAAGCTGAGACCGCAGACAACATCTACCAGATGGACACAAACGAATATGACACGATATACCCTGAGGCTTCCACCACCTATGCATTGCCGTTGCGGCGAGGCCTCACTTGA
- the LOC119134160 gene encoding T-cell immunoglobulin and mucin domain-containing protein 4-like isoform X4, giving the protein MIILMFLAGTAKKMRTRFIAVLFCCLLTVGESESKSSIAGQNVTLTCTYDIRKHGRVAACWGRGDLLMFGCKDQIVATDGLRVTQQSPKYKLLGRLTNGDVSLTILNVKKEDAGKYACRVEVFGMFNDEKHNFELIIKDAPQTTTLQTFTYAKSISTPDATKTPNQIQVTSSEGLQTSSSSISFKTEKRDVPAWGVAMGVLFGLILLGAAIIIIISRRKRRLNKIHQQHPSVHSVHFSSTSSSSHHEAETADNIYQMDTNEYDTIYPEASTTYALPLRRGLT; this is encoded by the exons ATGATCATATTGATGTTTCTGGCCGGGACCGCCAAGAAAATGAGGACGCGGTTCATTGCAGTGCTCTTCTGTTGCCTCCTCACAG TCGGTGAGTCCGAGTCCAAGTCATCCATCGCAGGTCAGAACGTCACGCTGACATGCACGTATGACATACGCAAACACGGACGTGTGGCGGCCTGCTGGGGCCGGGGAGATTTGCTGATGTTTGGCTGCAAAGACCAGATTGTTGCGACCGACGGGTTGAGAGTGACTCAACAGAGCCCCAAGTACAAGCTTCTGGGCCGGCTGACGAACGGGGACGTTTCACTGACCATCCTGAACGTGAAGAAGGAGGACGCTGGAAAGTACGCCTGTCGGGTTGAGGTCTTTGGTATGTTCAATGATGAGAAACACAACTTCGAGCTGATCATAAAAGACG CCCCTCAAACTACAACTTTACAGACTTTCACGTATGCGAAGAGCATCAGCACACCAGATGCAACAAAAACTCCAAATCAGA TTCAGGTGACCTCCTCAGAAGGCCTCCAaacttcctcctcttcaatCAGCTTCAAAACCGAG AAGCGTGATGTCCCAGCGTGGGGAGTTGCGATGGGTGTCCTCTTTGGGCTGATTCTTCTTGGTgctgccatcatcatcattatta GCAGAAGAAAGCGGCGCCTCAACAAAAT TCATCAGCagcatccgtccgtccattcGGTGCACTTCAGCTCTACGTCGTCGTCTTCCCACCACGAAGCTGAGACCGCAGACAACATCTACCAGATGGACACAAACGAATATGACACGATATACCCTGAGGCTTCCACCACCTATGCATTGCCGTTGCGGCGAGGCCTCACTTGA
- the LOC119134160 gene encoding T-cell immunoglobulin and mucin domain-containing protein 4-like isoform X6 — MIILMFLAGTAKKMRTRFIAVLFCCLLTVGESESKSSIAGQNVTLTCTYDIRKHGRVAACWGRGDLLMFGCKDQIVATDGLRVTQQSPKYKLLGRLTNGDVSLTILNVKKEDAGKYACRVEVFGMFNDEKHNFELIIKDAPQTTTLQTFTYAKSISTPDATKTPNQTVQVTSSEGLQTSSSSISFKTEKRDVPAWGVAMGVLFGLILLGAAIIIIIIRQKKAAPQQNSSAASVRPFGALQLYVVVFPPRS, encoded by the exons ATGATCATATTGATGTTTCTGGCCGGGACCGCCAAGAAAATGAGGACGCGGTTCATTGCAGTGCTCTTCTGTTGCCTCCTCACAG TCGGTGAGTCCGAGTCCAAGTCATCCATCGCAGGTCAGAACGTCACGCTGACATGCACGTATGACATACGCAAACACGGACGTGTGGCGGCCTGCTGGGGCCGGGGAGATTTGCTGATGTTTGGCTGCAAAGACCAGATTGTTGCGACCGACGGGTTGAGAGTGACTCAACAGAGCCCCAAGTACAAGCTTCTGGGCCGGCTGACGAACGGGGACGTTTCACTGACCATCCTGAACGTGAAGAAGGAGGACGCTGGAAAGTACGCCTGTCGGGTTGAGGTCTTTGGTATGTTCAATGATGAGAAACACAACTTCGAGCTGATCATAAAAGACG CCCCTCAAACTACAACTTTACAGACTTTCACGTATGCGAAGAGCATCAGCACACCAGATGCAACAAAAACTCCAAATCAGA CAGTTCAGGTGACCTCCTCAGAAGGCCTCCAaacttcctcctcttcaatCAGCTTCAAAACCGAG AAGCGTGATGTCCCAGCGTGGGGAGTTGCGATGGGTGTCCTCTTTGGGCTGATTCTTCTTGGTgctgccatcatcatcattatta tCAGGCAGAAGAAAGCGGCGCCTCAACAAAAT TCATCAGCagcatccgtccgtccattcGGTGCACTTCAGCTCTACGTCGTCGTCTTCCCACCACGAAGCTGA